A single genomic interval of Staphylococcus hyicus harbors:
- a CDS encoding multidrug effflux MFS transporter yields MKQKPSVIFILVMAGLAAFGPLSIDMYLPALPQVATTLHTSTTQTQLTLTFFMFGLALGNIIFGVLSDQTGRKRPLIFSLILYIVFSFICALASQVELLIIARFFQGIAGGAGIVLSRAIASDQYKGNDLTKFLAMLMLVNGAAPVFAPMIGGILTNYVSYHVIFYCLSALSILMLLGVCFKVDESLALQHRSSTGFKPVLEDFKQLLHRKTFILPILIQSLTFALFFSYMAASPFILQNLYGLTPQTYSYIFAFTGLGLIGTAQLTARLVDQINPLVLFRGFSIIQLLGAIIVISALINHWTLLILIPGFFLIVASVSGVATLGFSIAMNGQKKAVGSASSLIGLLQYFVGAATTPLVGLMGDHNAIPYIIVLIITLILIFTLHVMHYKHLKDVHIKKNHPIT; encoded by the coding sequence ATGAAGCAAAAACCAAGTGTTATATTTATACTTGTGATGGCAGGACTTGCGGCGTTTGGACCGCTTTCAATAGATATGTATCTCCCTGCTTTACCACAAGTAGCTACAACATTACACACTTCAACTACACAGACACAACTTACGCTTACATTCTTTATGTTCGGACTTGCCTTAGGTAACATCATCTTTGGAGTCCTTTCAGACCAAACTGGACGTAAACGACCTCTCATTTTTAGTTTAATTCTGTATATCGTCTTTTCATTTATTTGCGCACTGGCGTCACAGGTTGAACTACTCATCATCGCCCGCTTCTTCCAAGGTATCGCCGGCGGTGCGGGGATTGTGCTATCACGCGCCATCGCGAGTGATCAGTATAAAGGCAATGACTTAACGAAATTTCTCGCTATGTTGATGCTTGTCAATGGTGCCGCACCTGTATTTGCGCCTATGATTGGCGGTATACTTACCAACTATGTCAGCTATCATGTCATCTTTTATTGTTTAAGCGCTCTCAGTATTCTTATGCTTCTCGGTGTTTGTTTTAAAGTAGATGAAAGTTTAGCCCTTCAACATAGAAGTTCAACAGGATTTAAACCCGTACTCGAGGATTTTAAACAGTTACTACATCGTAAAACATTTATACTGCCAATTCTTATACAAAGTTTAACGTTTGCGTTATTTTTTAGTTATATGGCCGCTTCACCATTTATCTTACAGAATTTATACGGCTTGACTCCTCAAACATACAGTTATATATTTGCATTCACTGGACTCGGTCTCATAGGTACCGCACAACTTACCGCGCGTTTGGTTGATCAAATCAATCCATTGGTGTTATTTAGAGGCTTTAGCATCATTCAACTTTTAGGAGCTATCATTGTGATTAGCGCACTGATTAATCATTGGACATTACTCATACTCATCCCTGGATTTTTCTTAATCGTAGCCTCGGTATCCGGTGTTGCTACATTAGGATTTTCCATCGCCATGAATGGACAGAAAAAAGCCGTGGGCAGCGCATCTAGCCTGATTGGATTACTTCAATATTTTGTAGGCGCAGCCACTACACCACTCGTTGGACTTATGGGCGATCACAACGCTATACCTTATATCATCGTACTTATCATTACTTTAATCCTTATCTTCACACTCCATGTGATGCATTACAAACACTTAAAAGATGTGCACATAAAAAAGAACCACCCCATTACGTGA
- a CDS encoding isochorismatase family protein: MINFKNTALILIDLQNGILSMDTAPHSTETVLKNAERMIQNFRENDGFIAFVRVNFHDGKDALKPQLAEQQLPGKPDKDFAKFPERFNVTEQDYIVNKRGFSAFFGTDLDLQLRRRGIENIIIGGISTHMGVDTTARDAYQYGYEQYFVEDMMAAPQTELHQFSVQNSFPLMGTITTTDALLR, encoded by the coding sequence ATGATCAATTTTAAAAATACAGCTTTAATATTAATCGATTTACAAAATGGGATTCTATCTATGGACACAGCGCCACATTCAACAGAGACTGTTTTAAAAAATGCAGAACGTATGATTCAAAATTTCAGAGAAAATGATGGCTTTATCGCGTTCGTCCGTGTTAATTTTCACGATGGCAAAGACGCATTGAAACCACAGCTTGCGGAACAACAACTCCCAGGTAAACCTGACAAAGATTTTGCCAAGTTTCCAGAACGGTTCAATGTGACTGAACAAGATTATATCGTTAATAAACGTGGGTTTAGTGCGTTCTTTGGGACAGATTTAGATTTACAACTTCGCCGTCGTGGTATTGAAAATATTATCATAGGCGGTATTTCTACGCATATGGGTGTGGATACGACTGCACGCGATGCGTATCAATATGGATATGAACAATATTTTGTGGAAGATATGATGGCTGCACCTCAAACAGAACTTCATCAATTTTCCGTACAAAATTCATTCCCACTAATGGGAACGATTACGACGACTGATGCGCTCTTACGCTAA
- a CDS encoding TetR/AcrR family transcriptional regulator, producing the protein MTTQKHKQRRDARENRTQILNTVLSLSQQGSNISDMKMSDIAQLAGVGVGTLYRHFENKATLCIAMLDAQVEEMFEDIDKFLEAHSDASEYQRIEGILHIYVSLKEANFHTLAFIETSFNQSMTMVQIPFYNQLSERINAQFDEPREDDFITHILLNCFTSEFYFYAKDKKHLSKEIYIQKVLDIILK; encoded by the coding sequence ATGACGACTCAAAAACATAAGCAAAGGCGAGATGCACGTGAGAATAGAACACAAATTTTGAATACTGTTTTATCGTTATCTCAACAAGGGAGTAATATCAGTGATATGAAAATGTCAGATATCGCTCAATTGGCAGGTGTAGGCGTTGGCACGCTCTATCGTCATTTTGAAAATAAAGCCACACTATGTATTGCGATGCTAGATGCTCAAGTTGAAGAGATGTTTGAAGATATTGATAAATTTTTAGAAGCACATTCTGACGCCTCAGAATACCAACGTATAGAAGGAATACTTCACATATATGTCTCGTTAAAGGAAGCCAATTTTCATACTTTAGCATTTATTGAAACATCGTTTAATCAATCAATGACTATGGTACAAATCCCATTTTACAATCAATTGTCAGAGCGAATAAACGCACAATTTGACGAGCCACGGGAAGATGATTTTATCACACACATCCTATTAAACTGTTTTACGAGTGAGTTTTATTTTTATGCTAAGGACAAAAAGCATCTTTCAAAAGAAATTTATATTCAAAAAGTTTTGGACATCATTTTAAAATAA
- a CDS encoding tandem-type lipoprotein — translation MKLAKHLLIILGVMVSMSLLSSCGMSTREKIESGLKEPLSVYPTKNLEDFYDKEGYRDSNFSKDDKGVWLVYTSIAKRNDEGKLRTEGVILFIDRNTRKSQGNYFVQNDSEYEYNKFKKKYPIIMKDNKLILREYKGYEEIKRKIENFKFFVQFGEFKELDRYSERNAIYNNQAPNYLMSYYIKNNDKNLKQIQSVYGLNVGEKPRLEIYGDGELKNNSKISANIVYILNDKKDRYVNSEVIYLPKRGLKYE, via the coding sequence ATGAAATTAGCTAAACATTTACTAATCATATTAGGGGTGATGGTATCCATGAGTTTATTAAGTAGTTGTGGCATGTCAACAAGAGAGAAAATAGAATCAGGGTTAAAAGAACCATTATCTGTATATCCGACAAAGAATTTGGAAGACTTTTATGATAAAGAAGGATACAGAGACAGTAACTTTAGTAAAGATGATAAAGGTGTGTGGTTAGTGTATACCTCTATAGCTAAACGTAATGATGAAGGGAAATTAAGAACAGAAGGGGTCATTTTATTCATTGATAGAAATACAAGAAAAAGTCAAGGGAATTATTTTGTTCAAAATGATAGTGAATATGAATATAATAAATTTAAAAAGAAGTATCCAATAATCATGAAAGATAATAAATTGATACTAAGAGAATATAAAGGTTATGAAGAAATAAAGAGAAAAATAGAGAATTTTAAATTCTTTGTACAATTTGGAGAATTTAAAGAGTTAGATAGATATTCAGAAAGAAATGCAATATATAATAATCAAGCACCAAATTATCTAATGAGTTATTACATAAAAAATAATGATAAAAATCTTAAACAAATTCAATCTGTTTATGGTTTAAATGTAGGAGAAAAGCCTAGACTTGAAATATATGGGGATGGAGAATTGAAGAATAACTCAAAAATATCAGCTAATATTGTATATATATTAAATGATAAGAAAGATCGATATGTTAATTCTGAAGTTATATACCTTCCAAAAAGAGGGTTAAAGTATGAATAG
- a CDS encoding acyltransferase family protein — protein MTQKELKRTKPIHTQKYLPGLDGFRAIAVIAIIIFHLNPLWLPGGFLGVDTFFVISGFLITSLLIAEYDKTGKINLPAFWLRRVKRLIPAVLFMLAVVLTYTVVFEPDIILALKNDTLAAIFYVSNWWYIAQDVDYFNQFSIAPLKHLWSLAIEEQFYLFFPFILYMIFKLRKRQYTFIIFFVISLISLGLMMYLSSVTNSTARVYFGTDTRLQTLLLGAMLALIWPPFRLKKQVAMKLRTSIDVVGVLSFALVAYFLFNVSEHDKWIYHGGFYLISFVTLFTIASVVHPSGFFAKLMGNPLFVAIGKRSYSLYLWHYPVIVLLHRHFVAGQIPDYVYIIDVVLMVAFAELSYRFIENPIRKNGFRAFSFKPHAVARFMRLALVLLLAVPSILLLSGQFDHLGKANSSQKETAFTNKTTHKPKTEPTDSNEQNKVNTKQLSPLLIGDSVMVDIGKVFQKEVPNATIDGKVGRQLSEANALITSQYKSFAKPNKDVVMQLGTNGAFTEDQVNEIIDDLGDAQIYFVNTRVPRDYEKNVNDSLKKAADKHKNVHLIDWHKASGGHPEYFAYDGVHLEYAGQKALSQLIIDELKQQHANHNKQS, from the coding sequence ATGACACAAAAGGAATTAAAAAGAACAAAACCTATTCATACTCAAAAGTATCTCCCCGGACTCGACGGTTTTAGAGCGATTGCCGTCATCGCAATAATTATCTTTCACTTGAATCCTCTATGGTTACCAGGTGGATTTCTTGGTGTAGATACATTTTTCGTCATTTCTGGTTTTTTAATTACATCGTTGTTGATTGCTGAGTATGATAAAACTGGAAAAATCAATTTACCTGCGTTCTGGCTTCGCCGTGTGAAGCGTTTAATCCCTGCCGTGTTATTTATGTTGGCAGTGGTCTTAACGTATACAGTGGTCTTTGAACCAGATATTATATTGGCGTTGAAAAATGATACACTTGCTGCCATATTTTATGTATCCAACTGGTGGTATATAGCTCAGGATGTCGATTATTTCAATCAATTTTCGATCGCACCTTTAAAACATTTATGGTCGTTAGCAATTGAAGAGCAGTTTTATCTCTTCTTCCCATTCATTTTATACATGATATTTAAATTAAGAAAACGACAATATACATTCATCATATTTTTTGTCATTTCTTTAATTTCGTTAGGATTAATGATGTATTTATCAAGTGTTACAAATAGCACTGCACGTGTATACTTCGGTACAGATACACGCCTTCAAACGTTATTACTAGGAGCTATGTTAGCACTCATATGGCCACCATTTCGTTTGAAAAAACAAGTTGCAATGAAGCTACGCACGTCTATCGATGTCGTCGGCGTATTAAGTTTTGCGTTGGTCGCATATTTTCTTTTTAATGTCAGTGAACATGATAAGTGGATTTATCACGGTGGTTTCTATCTCATTTCTTTTGTTACATTATTTACAATTGCAAGTGTCGTCCACCCTTCAGGATTTTTTGCAAAATTAATGGGTAATCCACTTTTTGTTGCAATCGGTAAACGGTCATACAGTTTATACCTTTGGCATTATCCGGTGATTGTGTTATTACATCGCCATTTCGTGGCAGGGCAAATTCCTGATTACGTGTATATAATTGATGTCGTATTAATGGTTGCCTTTGCAGAGTTGTCATATCGCTTTATTGAAAATCCTATCCGTAAAAATGGTTTCCGTGCTTTCTCATTTAAGCCTCATGCTGTGGCACGTTTTATGAGACTAGCCCTCGTACTGCTCTTAGCAGTGCCATCCATTTTATTACTCAGTGGTCAATTTGATCATCTTGGTAAAGCAAACAGCTCACAAAAAGAAACGGCATTTACAAATAAAACGACGCACAAACCAAAAACAGAACCAACAGATTCAAATGAACAAAACAAGGTAAATACGAAACAGCTCTCACCTCTCCTTATTGGAGACTCTGTTATGGTAGATATTGGTAAGGTCTTCCAAAAAGAAGTGCCAAACGCGACAATTGATGGTAAAGTCGGTCGTCAATTATCAGAAGCAAATGCGCTCATTACCTCCCAATATAAAAGTTTTGCGAAGCCAAATAAAGATGTAGTGATGCAGCTTGGTACCAATGGTGCGTTTACAGAAGATCAAGTCAATGAAATCATTGACGATTTAGGTGATGCACAAATTTATTTTGTGAATACCCGAGTGCCTCGCGATTATGAAAAAAATGTTAATGACAGCTTGAAAAAAGCGGCTGACAAACATAAAAATGTACATCTCATCGATTGGCACAAAGCGTCAGGCGGACATCCTGAATATTTCGCATATGATGGTGTTCATCTAGAATACGCTGGACAAAAGGCTTTAAGTCAGCTCATTATAGATGAATTGAAACAGCAACATGCAAATCACAATAAACAATCATAA
- a CDS encoding serine integrase family protein yields the protein MIIGTSYVRHSLPMVKHYHEKLKAQQCEAVYVSYCDAYYEGMTLDDLDFLKHPLNNGDTVVTVSLTSLCNSVELFEEVLRLFQRRNIRFKVIEHNLDIEPEALTERMMSTLIDYFNNEYYQYCHFIDEQLVQFGRYRFTPFEIEEILDLLKHQSIYELSSDTGVPVTTLETFMLLYNEYQKYPEL from the coding sequence ATGATTATTGGAACAAGCTATGTAAGACATTCATTACCTATGGTTAAGCATTACCATGAAAAATTAAAAGCACAACAATGTGAAGCAGTGTATGTATCTTATTGCGATGCTTATTATGAGGGCATGACGTTAGATGATTTGGACTTTTTAAAGCATCCTTTAAACAATGGCGATACGGTTGTGACGGTATCTCTGACATCGTTATGTAATTCGGTTGAATTATTTGAAGAGGTGTTGAGACTGTTTCAACGCCGTAATATTCGCTTTAAAGTCATTGAACACAACTTAGATATAGAGCCTGAAGCATTAACTGAACGTATGATGAGTACGTTAATTGATTACTTTAATAATGAATATTATCAATATTGTCATTTTATTGATGAACAACTTGTGCAATTTGGACGTTACCGTTTTACACCATTTGAAATTGAAGAAATTTTAGATCTTCTTAAACATCAATCTATCTATGAATTATCCTCTGATACAGGTGTTCCTGTAACTACGCTTGAAACCTTCATGCTATTATACAATGAATATCAAAAATATCCAGAATTATAA
- a CDS encoding arylamine N-acetyltransferase family protein, with protein sequence MNVNGLEAYLNIDETQFESPSKEALSYYVAQFMKKVPFENIDVQNHIRISVNVDDIYDKVVKKERGGFCYELNTLFKTYLIEKGFHAYNVSATIHTPGGGRSLPGSHMSTIVEINGMKYIADVGFGDLPLQAIPLSKADAIAVVHDRTGTFRAMIQEEDPTQFKIQKRDDEEWETKYEADITPRPLSSFEYNIEYNQTNPNSIFVKRLVVTLPTKSGRITMSQNHLTITEKDQKHKIEVTSDNYKQLLKKYFNLEVNIHRLEK encoded by the coding sequence ATGAATGTTAACGGTTTGGAAGCATATTTAAATATCGATGAAACACAATTTGAGTCGCCGTCTAAAGAGGCACTAAGCTATTATGTGGCACAGTTTATGAAAAAAGTGCCTTTTGAAAATATTGATGTTCAAAATCACATTCGTATATCGGTGAATGTTGACGATATTTATGATAAAGTCGTAAAAAAAGAGCGTGGGGGATTTTGTTACGAATTGAATACGTTATTTAAAACGTATTTAATAGAAAAAGGCTTTCATGCGTACAATGTATCCGCAACTATTCACACACCTGGAGGCGGTCGTAGTTTACCTGGCTCTCATATGTCCACAATTGTAGAGATTAATGGTATGAAATATATAGCGGATGTAGGGTTTGGAGATTTACCCCTTCAAGCAATTCCGTTAAGTAAAGCGGATGCCATTGCTGTTGTTCATGATCGTACTGGCACGTTTAGGGCAATGATTCAAGAAGAAGACCCTACACAGTTTAAAATTCAAAAACGAGACGATGAAGAATGGGAAACAAAATATGAAGCCGACATCACACCGCGCCCGCTATCATCTTTTGAGTATAATATTGAATATAATCAAACAAACCCCAATTCTATTTTTGTGAAACGACTTGTCGTAACCTTGCCTACAAAGAGTGGGCGTATAACAATGTCTCAAAATCATTTAACGATTACTGAAAAAGATCAGAAACATAAAATAGAAGTGACATCTGACAACTACAAACAACTTCTAAAAAAATATTTTAATTTAGAGGTTAACATTCACCGTTTAGAAAAATAA